The genomic segment AATTGACAGAAGTCCCTACATTTAAAGAAGAAGGAATTGACGCCGAATTCACCATTTGGCGCGGCATCTTCGGTCCAAAGGAAATGTCGGAAACGGCTTATGACTATTGGTCCGAGAAGCTAGAGAAAATGGTGGAATCAGACGAGTGGAACGCAGAATTAGAGAAAAATGGGTGGGAAAGCGAGTACCGTAATGCTGACGACTTCACTACCTATTTGGAAGAACAAGATAAAGTGATCGTGGAATTGTTAACGGCACTTGGAATGCAGAAATAACATTATTCGGGCGGCTTCAGCGCCGCCTTTTCTTTTAGGGAGGTGTCAAAGACTATGAGTAAAACGTTCGATCGATATGCCAGCATCGTCTTTTTACTGATCGGTCTCTTATTTGTAATCGAAAGTCAAAAAATTTCGGACAGTGCTTACGGATCATCAGTTGGACCGAAAATCTTTCCAATGTGGCTTGGTATTATTTTAATTCTTTTAAGTTTGAGATTGCTATTCGAAACATTTAAATACAAATCTGAAACGACAGCTGGAATGAAGCTTCAATACAAGAAATTCATTATTATCATTATCAGCGCAGTTTTGTATGCATTTCTATTGGAAAAGGTCGGATATGTCATTTCGACGTTCCTTTTTTTACTCATTGCTTTCCAAACAATGGAACGTGGCCGATTATTGCCCTCCTTCATCATTGCAGCGGCATTTTCATTTGGAATTTATTATTTGTTCGCGAAACTTCTTGGCGGGTCATTGCCAGGATTTCCTGTATTTTAGCGTGAAGGGAGTTAAGCTATGAGCACTTTACAGTTTTTAGCCGATGGTTTCAGTGTTGCTTTTCAATGGCATAATCTATTATTTGCATT from the Sporosarcina psychrophila genome contains:
- a CDS encoding tripartite tricarboxylate transporter TctB family protein, whose amino-acid sequence is MSKTFDRYASIVFLLIGLLFVIESQKISDSAYGSSVGPKIFPMWLGIILILLSLRLLFETFKYKSETTAGMKLQYKKFIIIIISAVLYAFLLEKVGYVISTFLFLLIAFQTMERGRLLPSFIIAAAFSFGIYYLFAKLLGGSLPGFPVF